TCTAAACCTGGAGGTCGAAATCATGACTAGTGAAAATACCACTCCTCAGGAAAACAAACTGGAGGCCAGCTTTTCCACATTGATTCTTTCAATTGCCTCTTCGGCGGCCATGAGCCTGGGGCTGGCGCCCAATCCCACCAACAATAAGACCGAGAAAAACTTGGAGATGGCTCGGTTTAATATTGATTTGTTGGTGGTCCTTCAGGACAAGACCAAGAACAATCTGGACAAGGATGAGGGTGCCTTCTTGGAATCCGTCATTCGCGATCTTCAGCTGAAATTTATTCAGCACCAGTAACCTGCTTTGTGCGGCACGTAAATCCTGTGTTTTCAGACATTTGGTCTGGGAAATTCCCGCCTTGACAAGATTGGCGTAGGACTCAAATTTGTTGCGTCGTCATTCGAGGGGCGACGAGGGTATTAAAACAGGAGATCAGATGAAACGTTCGAAAATTCACTTCATGTACATTGGTTTGATTGCTCTTGCTTTGTTTACTGGCGGATTACTCATACAACCGAAATCCTCGGTCGCAAGAGAAGTGCGCCCTCCCATAAAGGCGGGAGATCCCTTGCCGGCCAATTTGTTTGTCGAGCTGGCGAAACAAATCAACCCCACAGTCGTCAATATTTCAACCAGCCAACTTCCAACGCAAAGACGAGCCGTACCGGGATATCCTGATCCCTTCTTTGATCTGTTTCAAAATTTCATGGGACCCAACCCATTCTATTATCAACAACAACAGCCCATGCAGGCCTTGGGTACTGGATTTATTATTCGCGAAGATGGATTGATCCTGACAAACAACCACGTGGTTGACAAGGCGGATTTAATTCAGGTTCAGCTCAGTGAAAACAGCAAAGAAACTTATGAGGCCAAAATTATTGGCAAAGACGCCCGCACAGATATTGCCTTAATCAAAATCGAAGTGAAGAAGAAGCTGCCAGCAGCCCCGCTCGGTTCCAGCAAAGACCTGCAGGTCGGGGAATGGGTCGCGGCCTTTGGCAATCCCTATGGACATGGCCACACCATGACCAAGGGGATTATCTCGGCTCTTAACCGTGAAATAGATGAACTCAACCGCTTTCCCTTTCTCCAGACTGATGCCAGCATTAATCCCGGGAATTCAGGTGGTCCGCTGGTGAATTCACAAGGTTTGGTCATTGGTGTGAACAGTGCCATTGATGCCCGCGCCCAAGGAATTGGCTTTGCCATCCCAATTGATGATGTGAAGTCCATTCTCCCAACACTGGAAAAGAATGGCAGCATTCAGCGGGGCTTCCTTGGCGTTCTTATGCAGGACCTGGATCAGGAGTCCGCTCAGTCCCTGGGAATCGACCGCACAGAAGGGGCCCTAATTACCCAAATTGTCCCTGACAGCCCGGCGGAAAAGAGCGGCATGAAACCCTATGACCTGGTGATCCAGGTCGGGGAAAAGCCGATCACCAGCACTCGTGATCTTGCTCGTGAAATCCAAAACTACTCGCCTGGAAACAAAGTTCAGGTGAAAGTAGTCCGCAACAAAAAGGACACTACACTTGGCTTAGTTGTAGGCCGCCACCCCGATGATGTGAGCACCTCAGTCGCTGATAAGAAGGGTTACCAGGGTCAAAAGGCTCCTTTTGACTTGGGATTCAAAGTCAGTGACTACTCTAAAAAGCTCGCCAACGAATTCAACCTACCACCCCTGCGGGAACAACACCCGGTGGTGATTGACGTAGATAGAGGAAGTATCGCTTCCTGGGCTGGCCTCGCCCCTGGGGATATTGTTCTTGATGTGAACCGCAAAAGCGTGAGTCGAGCCAAAGATGTCCTCAAATATTTGCGCAAAGATGGCATGAATGTCCTTCGCGTCCTAAAGCAGAATCGGGTTGCCCTACTTTATCTGAAATCACGATAGATTGGTACGTTGCCAGTTTCATTCTCGATGCAAGACGGAGAGGTCTTCTCTCCGTCTCATGCTGATACAGAATCACCCTCAATTGGACCTTTGTCTTAAGTCCAAAGCCCGTAATGCCGTAAAATTAAATGGAGAGCTGTGAGCTGCGCTCCAATACATCAGAGCAAACACCCGCAGATAAGGGCATGCACCAAGGAGGCACACAAATGAAGATCACAGAGGTGAAGGTCTTCCCCGTCAACGAGGACCGTCTTAAAGCCTATGTAACCATCACAATTGATGAGTGCTTCGTCGTGCGGGATCTAAAAGTGATCAAAGGCAACGCCGGCCTGTTCGTGGCCATGCCCAGCAAGAAACGTAAAGACGGCCAGTTTAAAGATATCGCTCACCCTCTCAACCAGGAAACCCGGGACGAAATTGAAAAGGCGATTTTTGATGCCTTTGAAAAGGAGATCCGCTCCATGGGTCAATCCCTGGACGAGCTGGATCGTGACGACGATTGATCCCCAAGATCCTTTCTCATGCAGGTCCGTCCATTGACGGCCAGCCCTGACAAAGGCAAGCAGAGTCTTGGGAACTCGACCCAAAAAAATGAATGGATGGGGTGGCAGGGATCGAACCATGCAAGCGCGTTAAAATGCGAAGCATTTTAATGAGATGCATCCGGGAGTTGGCAAGGTGAGCCTGCGAACCAGACAACGGACCGGAAGAGTCGCAAGACTCTAGGTGAGAAAGACCGTGTCCGGAGAATATTCAACGCGCCAAGAATGAATGGATGGGGTGGCAGGGATCGAACCTGCGAATGACGGAATCAAAATCCGTTGCCTTACCGCTTGGCGACACCCCAATCGTCCGTCGAATCAATCGAGGCGCCTAAATTATCAATTTAAACGGAGAAATCAAGGTAAACTTGCCCTCTCCGGGCCCCCGGAGTGACAAGTATTGTCGTTGACTTATTGCATTATTTACGGCCTAATGGCCGGATCGTTCCAAGAGACCAGCCGAAGGTTGCTGCCTCTCTTTTGTGATTGATGCTCAAGAGAGAAGGCCCAAATGAATTCCT
This is a stretch of genomic DNA from Pseudobdellovibrionaceae bacterium. It encodes these proteins:
- a CDS encoding DUF1844 domain-containing protein encodes the protein MTSENTTPQENKLEASFSTLILSIASSAAMSLGLAPNPTNNKTEKNLEMARFNIDLLVVLQDKTKNNLDKDEGAFLESVIRDLQLKFIQHQ
- a CDS encoding Do family serine endopeptidase, whose amino-acid sequence is MKRSKIHFMYIGLIALALFTGGLLIQPKSSVAREVRPPIKAGDPLPANLFVELAKQINPTVVNISTSQLPTQRRAVPGYPDPFFDLFQNFMGPNPFYYQQQQPMQALGTGFIIREDGLILTNNHVVDKADLIQVQLSENSKETYEAKIIGKDARTDIALIKIEVKKKLPAAPLGSSKDLQVGEWVAAFGNPYGHGHTMTKGIISALNREIDELNRFPFLQTDASINPGNSGGPLVNSQGLVIGVNSAIDARAQGIGFAIPIDDVKSILPTLEKNGSIQRGFLGVLMQDLDQESAQSLGIDRTEGALITQIVPDSPAEKSGMKPYDLVIQVGEKPITSTRDLAREIQNYSPGNKVQVKVVRNKKDTTLGLVVGRHPDDVSTSVADKKGYQGQKAPFDLGFKVSDYSKKLANEFNLPPLREQHPVVIDVDRGSIASWAGLAPGDIVLDVNRKSVSRAKDVLKYLRKDGMNVLRVLKQNRVALLYLKSR
- the spoVG gene encoding septation regulator SpoVG, whose translation is MKITEVKVFPVNEDRLKAYVTITIDECFVVRDLKVIKGNAGLFVAMPSKKRKDGQFKDIAHPLNQETRDEIEKAIFDAFEKEIRSMGQSLDELDRDDD